Proteins from a genomic interval of Chroococcidiopsis thermalis PCC 7203:
- a CDS encoding response regulator — protein sequence MKILLVEDDETIVQLLQPTLASQRYLVELATDGQAGWELVDSFEYDLILLDVMLPKLDGINFCKKLRAKGDRTPVLLLTAQDSSTDKVRGLDAGADDYALKPFDIEELLARIRALLRRSSATPSPVLEWGFLRLDPSSCEVTYDGKLLHLTAKEYGILELLLRNTHRIFSQSALLDRVWSFDEPPTENTVRAHIKSLRQKIKKAGAPDPIETVYGLGYRLKAEERESGVVGAGLSKDSQLTSIDLCSKPTCTGESGRDKGDKGDKGDKGDKGDKGDKGDKGDKGNKKDKGDKGDKGDKGDKGDKEATTNYQLPTTNYQLPITQSQIPTELIPLWERHREKYINRIEVIEQAIASVKQECLDPQLQSQAAKEAHTLIGSLGSFGLIAASQLCRQIERELSDETQLTQERIEHLSTLVAALRQNLNAVEEVKSQKSEVKTQFSPPTTNYQLPTTKLLVVDSDPEIAQAVTTEATAAGMEVVVAGDLSQARSAIAYTKPDAVLLDLYFCQNRVHGLQFLSTLANAQPPIPTIVLTAPQSFADRVEAARLGARSFLQKPVPPAQAIAAIAQVLQASTTPEAKLMLVDDDPQLLERLQVLLEPWGFRLTLLTDPQQFWHYLANFRPDLLILDIEMPQLSGIDLCQVVRNDPQWSELPIIFLSARTDAETIHRVFTIGADDYVNKPVIGPELVARVLNRLERSKIRHQMLQLQNAQLMKSE from the coding sequence ATGAAAATTCTGCTTGTAGAAGATGATGAAACTATAGTTCAACTGCTCCAGCCAACGCTTGCCAGTCAACGTTATTTGGTGGAGCTAGCGACTGATGGTCAAGCAGGATGGGAACTGGTAGACAGTTTCGAGTACGATCTGATTTTATTGGATGTGATGCTGCCTAAGCTAGATGGAATTAATTTTTGTAAAAAGCTACGGGCAAAAGGCGATCGCACTCCGGTTTTGTTACTGACAGCTCAAGATTCCAGTACTGACAAAGTTAGGGGATTAGATGCTGGTGCGGATGACTACGCGCTCAAACCGTTTGACATAGAGGAACTATTAGCTCGCATTCGTGCTTTATTACGGCGTAGCAGTGCCACACCATCTCCGGTGCTAGAGTGGGGTTTCTTACGGCTCGATCCTAGTAGCTGCGAAGTCACCTATGACGGTAAACTCTTGCATCTGACGGCAAAAGAGTACGGCATTTTAGAATTACTACTACGTAACACCCATCGCATCTTTAGCCAAAGTGCGCTACTCGATCGCGTGTGGTCGTTTGACGAACCCCCTACGGAAAATACTGTTAGAGCGCATATCAAAAGTTTAAGACAGAAAATTAAAAAAGCCGGAGCGCCAGACCCGATTGAGACAGTTTATGGATTGGGATATCGGTTGAAGGCGGAAGAACGGGAGTCGGGAGTCGTAGGGGCGGGTTTATCAAAAGATTCACAGCTTACATCAATAGATCTTTGCTCAAAACCCACCTGTACAGGGGAGTCGGGGAGGGACAAGGGAGACAAGGGAGACAAGGGGGACAAGGGAGACAAGGGGGACAAGGGAGACAAGGGAGACAAGGGGGACAAGGGGAACAAGAAGGACAAGGGAGACAAGGGGGACAAGGGAGACAAGGGAGACAAGGGGGACAAGGAAGCAACTACCAACTACCAACTACCAACTACCAATTACCAATTACCAATTACCCAATCCCAAATTCCAACAGAATTAATCCCTTTATGGGAACGACATCGAGAAAAATATATCAATCGGATTGAAGTGATAGAACAGGCGATCGCATCTGTCAAGCAAGAGTGTCTCGATCCTCAACTACAATCCCAAGCAGCGAAAGAAGCGCATACTTTAATCGGCTCTCTCGGTAGTTTTGGTTTAATTGCCGCTTCTCAATTGTGTCGCCAAATTGAACGAGAATTATCTGATGAAACTCAATTAACTCAAGAGCGTATAGAGCATCTTTCAACACTTGTCGCCGCATTACGGCAAAATTTGAACGCTGTAGAAGAAGTCAAAAGTCAAAAGTCAGAAGTCAAAACTCAATTTTCCCCACCAACTACCAACTACCAACTACCAACTACCAAATTACTAGTTGTAGACAGCGATCCCGAGATCGCGCAAGCTGTAACAACAGAAGCTACAGCGGCGGGAATGGAGGTAGTTGTGGCAGGGGATTTGTCTCAGGCACGCTCGGCAATCGCCTATACTAAACCTGATGCAGTACTGCTCGACCTCTACTTTTGCCAAAATCGGGTGCATGGTTTGCAGTTTTTGTCAACTCTAGCAAACGCACAGCCACCGATACCTACGATTGTCCTGACTGCGCCACAGAGTTTTGCCGATCGCGTGGAAGCAGCTCGGTTAGGGGCGCGGAGTTTTTTGCAAAAGCCAGTACCACCAGCTCAAGCGATCGCGGCGATCGCGCAAGTTTTGCAAGCATCCACAACTCCAGAAGCAAAGTTAATGCTTGTGGATGACGATCCGCAGTTACTGGAAAGATTGCAGGTATTACTAGAACCTTGGGGATTCAGACTGACCTTGCTTACAGATCCTCAGCAATTTTGGCATTATTTGGCAAACTTTCGCCCCGATCTGCTAATTTTAGACATAGAGATGCCACAATTGAGCGGTATCGACCTCTGCCAAGTGGTACGCAACGATCCCCAGTGGAGCGAACTGCCAATTATATTTCTATCCGCTCGTACTGATGCTGAGACAATTCATCGAGTTTTTACGATTGGTGCTGACGATTACGTAAATAAGCCAGTTATCGGACCCGAACTCGTTGCCAGAGTACTAAATCGCTTAGAGCGTAGTAAAATTCGTCACCAAATGTTACAGCTCCAGAATGCACAATTAATGAAAAGCGAGTAG
- a CDS encoding malic enzyme-like NAD(P)-binding protein, translating into MVILTPNSSYSLTLRLQIPNRAGMLAAVTQAIANSGGNLGQIDLIAQTRQLTTRDVTVDASSTEHAETIVQAVKELADVKLMSVYDRTFNLHRGGKITVNSRIPLKSQDDLAMAYTPGVGRVCTAIAQDPEQVYNLTIKQNTVAIVTDGSAVLGLGNLGAAGALPVMEGKAMLFKEFAGIDAFPICLATQDTEEIIATVKNIAPVFGGVNLEDIAAPRCFEIEKRLRQELDIPVFHDDQNGTAIVTLAALFNALKIVNKPIEQIRIVINGAGAAGVAIARLLQKAGATNILMCDSKGILSTHRTDLNQEKQEFAVSQAGTLTDAMISSDVFIGVSAPGVVTPEMVRSMAKDPIVMAMANPIPEIQPELVMNDVAIMATGRSDYPNQINNVLAFPGVFRGALDSRASTITTTMCLEAASAIASLIKPSDLHSEYIIPSVFDDRVATAVAAAVQRAAREEGIAKQ; encoded by the coding sequence ATGGTAATTCTCACGCCGAACTCAAGTTATAGTCTGACTTTACGCTTGCAAATTCCCAATCGAGCCGGAATGCTGGCAGCTGTGACTCAAGCGATCGCCAACAGTGGTGGTAATTTGGGTCAAATCGATTTAATCGCTCAAACTCGCCAACTCACGACTCGCGATGTGACTGTTGATGCTTCTAGTACAGAACATGCCGAAACGATCGTCCAGGCAGTGAAAGAATTGGCAGATGTCAAGTTGATGAGCGTTTACGATCGCACTTTTAATTTGCATCGTGGTGGCAAAATTACTGTGAACAGCAGAATTCCGCTCAAAAGTCAAGACGATCTGGCAATGGCGTATACGCCTGGAGTCGGTCGAGTCTGTACGGCGATCGCTCAAGATCCAGAACAAGTTTATAATCTCACGATCAAACAAAATACTGTAGCGATCGTCACGGATGGCAGTGCGGTTTTAGGGTTAGGTAATCTTGGAGCAGCCGGAGCATTACCAGTCATGGAAGGCAAAGCCATGCTATTTAAAGAATTTGCCGGAATTGATGCCTTTCCGATCTGTTTAGCGACTCAAGATACAGAAGAGATTATTGCTACAGTCAAAAATATTGCCCCTGTATTTGGGGGAGTCAATTTAGAAGATATTGCGGCTCCACGCTGCTTTGAGATTGAAAAGCGCCTGCGCCAAGAATTAGATATTCCCGTATTTCACGACGATCAAAACGGTACGGCAATTGTCACGCTGGCGGCTTTATTCAACGCGCTCAAAATTGTCAACAAACCCATCGAGCAAATTCGGATTGTCATCAACGGTGCGGGAGCCGCTGGAGTCGCGATCGCCCGCTTACTGCAAAAAGCTGGTGCAACGAATATACTCATGTGTGACTCCAAAGGCATTCTCTCTACTCATCGAACAGACTTGAATCAGGAAAAGCAAGAATTTGCTGTTAGTCAAGCTGGAACTCTTACCGATGCTATGATAAGCAGCGATGTTTTCATTGGCGTGAGCGCCCCTGGTGTAGTCACTCCTGAAATGGTGCGATCGATGGCAAAAGACCCAATCGTGATGGCGATGGCAAATCCCATCCCTGAAATTCAACCGGAATTGGTGATGAATGATGTCGCAATTATGGCAACAGGGCGCAGCGACTATCCAAATCAAATCAATAATGTCTTAGCTTTTCCTGGCGTATTTCGCGGTGCTTTAGACAGTCGTGCCAGCACAATTACAACCACGATGTGTTTAGAAGCAGCCAGCGCGATCGCTTCTTTAATTAAACCCAGCGATTTGCACTCAGAGTATATCATCCCGTCCGTGTTTGACGATCGCGTAGCCACAGCCGTTGCAGCTGCCGTCCAAAGAGCCGCCCGCGAAGAAGGGATCGCGAAACAGTAA
- a CDS encoding GNAT family N-acetyltransferase: MTSTVSPTKEASSQTDSSQICFCIATGNALRQPQRSQDDLLQLQTLFEQAAFWAQGRSLEDLSIAIANSEPVVSVWDEERLIGFARATSDGIYRATIWDVAIHPDYQGRGLGRKLVQTVLSHPRMSRVERVYLMTTHQQRFYERIGFECNSSTTMVLKDRLFMSSLEQNFSA, translated from the coding sequence ATGACATCTACCGTATCTCCAACTAAAGAGGCATCATCACAAACAGATAGCAGTCAAATTTGTTTCTGTATTGCTACAGGTAACGCTTTACGCCAACCGCAGCGATCGCAAGACGATTTACTCCAGTTACAAACATTATTCGAGCAAGCAGCATTTTGGGCGCAAGGACGCAGTTTAGAAGATCTGAGCATAGCAATTGCCAATAGCGAACCAGTCGTGAGTGTTTGGGATGAAGAACGGCTGATTGGTTTTGCCAGAGCGACTTCTGATGGAATTTATCGCGCTACGATTTGGGATGTGGCAATTCATCCCGATTATCAAGGGCGGGGACTAGGGCGAAAACTAGTGCAAACAGTTTTGAGTCATCCCCGCATGAGTCGAGTCGAACGAGTTTATTTAATGACTACGCATCAGCAACGGTTCTACGAACGAATTGGATTTGAATGCAACAGCAGTACCACAATGGTATTGAAAGATCGGCTTTTCATGAGTTCTTTGGAACAAAATTTTTCGGCGTGA
- a CDS encoding argininosuccinate synthase, with translation MTTPVNLKANTSSQLNNSTGRAKRAVLAYSGGVDTSVCIPYLKHEWGVQEVITLAVDLGQGDELEPIRQKALQSGADESLVANVQDVFVREYAFPAIQANALYENRYPLATALARPLIAKVLVEVAEKYGADAIAHGCTGKGNDQVRFDVSIGALNPNLKILAPAREWGMSREETIAYGEKFDIPFPVKKSSPYSLDKNLLGLAIEAGILEDPWAEPPEEIYQMTKAIADTPNQPEYVEITFAGGVPVALNGETLAPVTLIDRLNQLAGSHGVGRIDMVENRLVGIKSREIYESPAMTVLIQAHRDLESLTLTADVTRYKRGIEETYSQLVYNGQWYSPLKAALDAFIQQTQVRVSGTVRVQLFKGNATIVGRKSDNSLYNTELATYGAEDQFDHKAAEGFIYVWGLPTRIWSQQTRG, from the coding sequence ATGACAACCCCAGTTAATCTCAAAGCAAATACCAGCTCCCAACTCAATAACTCCACAGGTCGGGCTAAGCGTGCCGTACTAGCATATTCTGGGGGCGTTGATACTTCGGTATGTATTCCTTACTTGAAGCATGAATGGGGCGTGCAAGAAGTCATTACCCTAGCAGTCGATTTAGGACAAGGCGACGAACTCGAACCAATCCGCCAAAAAGCACTGCAATCGGGCGCAGATGAATCGTTAGTGGCAAACGTACAAGATGTATTCGTGAGAGAGTATGCCTTCCCAGCGATTCAAGCAAATGCCTTGTATGAAAATCGCTATCCCCTCGCTACAGCTTTAGCACGTCCGTTAATTGCGAAAGTCTTAGTAGAAGTGGCTGAAAAGTACGGTGCAGATGCGATCGCCCACGGTTGTACGGGTAAGGGTAACGACCAAGTACGGTTTGATGTCTCCATTGGCGCGCTCAATCCAAATTTAAAAATTCTTGCCCCTGCTAGAGAATGGGGTATGAGTCGGGAAGAAACGATCGCCTATGGCGAAAAGTTCGATATTCCCTTTCCAGTTAAAAAATCTTCTCCCTACAGCTTAGATAAAAATTTGTTGGGATTGGCGATCGAAGCTGGAATCTTGGAAGATCCTTGGGCAGAACCGCCAGAAGAAATTTATCAAATGACAAAGGCGATCGCTGACACTCCCAATCAGCCAGAATATGTAGAAATTACCTTTGCAGGTGGTGTTCCAGTCGCTTTAAACGGCGAAACCCTAGCGCCAGTCACGCTGATCGATCGACTCAATCAACTGGCTGGTAGCCACGGCGTAGGACGCATTGACATGGTAGAAAACCGCCTAGTGGGAATCAAGTCGCGGGAAATCTACGAATCTCCTGCCATGACAGTTTTAATTCAAGCCCACCGCGACCTCGAAAGCCTCACCTTGACTGCTGATGTCACTCGCTACAAGCGGGGAATTGAAGAAACCTACAGCCAACTCGTCTACAACGGACAGTGGTATAGTCCCCTCAAAGCGGCACTCGATGCTTTTATCCAGCAAACTCAAGTGCGAGTTTCCGGTACTGTGCGCGTCCAACTCTTCAAAGGCAACGCCACCATTGTCGGACGTAAATCGGACAACTCCCTCTACAACACCGAACTAGCAACCTACGGAGCCGAAGACCAATTCGACCACAAAGCCGCTGAAGGCTTCATCTACGTCTGGGGGCTACCAACGCGCATTTGGTCGCAACAAACGAGAGGCTAG
- the carB gene encoding carbamoyl-phosphate synthase large subunit, giving the protein MPRRSDIKKILLLGAGPIVIGQACEFDYSGTQACKALREEGYEVILVNSNPATIMTDPETAQRTYIEPLTPELVTQVIESERPDALLPTMGGQTALNLAVSLAKNGTLEKYGVQLIGANLAAIEKAEDRQQFNEAMAKIGVAVCPSGIASNLEEAKNVAQEIGSYPLIVRPAFTLGGTGGGIAYNQEEFLELATSGLDASPVSQILIDKSLIGWKEYELEVMRDCADNVVIICSIENIDPMGIHTGDSITVAPAQTLTDKEYQRLRDYSVRIIREIGVETGGSNIQFAINPTNGDVVAIEMNPRVSRSSALASKATGFAIAKIAAKLAIGYTLDEIANDITKKTPASFEPTIDYVVTKIPRFAFEKFPGSDSTLTTQMKSVGEAMAIGRTFNESFQKALRSLETGRSGWGCDKQEKLPSLEQIRANLRTPNPERIFAVRQAMLLGMGNEEIYELTGIDPWFLDSFQQLLETEKLLKRTPLESLDGKQLYAIKQQGFSDKQIAFATKTSEDRVRQYRQSLGIVPVYKTVDTCAAEFEALTPYHYSSYDGETEVRPSDRPKVMILGGGPNRIGQGIEFDYCCCHAAYALKGAGYETIMVNSNPETVSTDYDTSDRLYFEPLTLEDVINIIEVEKPLGIIVQFGGQTPLKLALPLQQYLQGAGKKRAEGAEGAEGATTNYQLPTTKIWGTSPEDIDTAEDREKFEKILHSLNIAQPPNGIARSYEDALVVAQKIGYPVVVRPSYVLGGRAMEIVYSDTELERYMTFAVQVEPEHPILIDKFLENAIEVDVDAIADTTGKVVIGGVMEHIEQAGIHSGDSACTLPAISLPTPVLEKIRTQTIQLAKALKVVGLMNIQFAVVGAHTYNPQVYILEANPRASRTVPFVSKATGVPLAKLASLVMAGQNLAQLGLSEEPKLNHIAVKEAVLPFKKFPGTDTLLGPEMRSTGEVMGIDRDFGLAYAKAELGAGEVLPLEGTVFVTCNERDKPLVVPVVRDLIELGFDVIATDGTRRVLQEHGLKVGLILKLHEGRPHVLDAIKNHNIQLIINTPSGEEAQTDAKLIRRSALTYKIPIITTIAGARATAAAIRALKSQSLTVKAIQDYTAEASQGAAQNKQKNDSLVSSTSA; this is encoded by the coding sequence ATGCCAAGGCGCTCTGACATCAAAAAAATCCTACTATTGGGAGCAGGACCGATTGTCATCGGACAAGCGTGCGAATTCGACTACTCAGGCACGCAAGCGTGTAAAGCCTTGCGAGAAGAAGGATACGAAGTGATTTTGGTTAACTCCAATCCTGCCACGATCATGACCGATCCCGAAACCGCGCAGCGCACCTACATCGAACCGCTGACCCCCGAACTGGTCACCCAAGTTATTGAATCAGAGCGTCCCGACGCACTCTTACCTACGATGGGCGGACAAACCGCCCTCAACCTCGCCGTTAGCCTTGCCAAAAACGGCACGTTAGAAAAATACGGCGTACAATTGATTGGCGCTAACCTCGCCGCGATTGAAAAGGCTGAAGACAGACAGCAATTCAACGAAGCGATGGCAAAAATCGGCGTTGCTGTTTGCCCCAGTGGTATTGCTTCCAACTTAGAGGAAGCCAAAAATGTTGCTCAAGAAATTGGTTCGTATCCTCTCATCGTCCGTCCTGCCTTCACGTTAGGTGGTACGGGTGGAGGTATTGCCTACAACCAAGAAGAATTTCTCGAACTCGCCACCTCTGGACTTGATGCTTCCCCTGTCTCGCAAATTTTGATCGACAAGTCCTTAATTGGATGGAAAGAATACGAATTAGAAGTGATGCGCGATTGTGCCGATAACGTCGTCATTATTTGCAGCATCGAAAATATCGATCCAATGGGCATCCATACCGGAGACAGCATCACCGTCGCTCCGGCTCAAACTCTGACTGACAAAGAATACCAACGGCTGCGCGACTACTCGGTACGGATCATCCGCGAAATCGGAGTGGAGACGGGTGGCTCTAACATCCAATTTGCAATTAATCCCACTAACGGCGATGTCGTGGCGATCGAAATGAATCCCCGCGTGTCGCGTTCTTCAGCTTTAGCATCCAAAGCCACCGGATTTGCGATCGCCAAAATTGCTGCTAAACTCGCGATCGGTTACACGCTCGACGAGATTGCCAACGACATCACGAAAAAGACTCCTGCTTCGTTTGAACCAACCATAGACTATGTAGTTACCAAAATTCCCCGCTTCGCCTTTGAAAAATTTCCCGGTTCAGATTCGACACTCACCACGCAAATGAAATCTGTCGGAGAAGCAATGGCAATCGGGCGCACCTTCAACGAATCTTTCCAAAAAGCCTTACGTTCTTTAGAAACGGGTAGAAGCGGTTGGGGTTGTGACAAGCAAGAAAAACTACCTTCTCTCGAACAAATTCGCGCCAACTTGCGTACTCCTAACCCAGAACGCATTTTTGCCGTGCGCCAAGCGATGCTTTTGGGCATGGGCAATGAAGAAATTTACGAGCTTACGGGGATCGATCCCTGGTTTTTAGATTCTTTCCAACAACTGCTCGAAACAGAAAAACTGCTCAAACGCACTCCCTTAGAATCGCTGGACGGCAAACAACTATACGCGATTAAACAACAGGGATTTAGCGACAAACAAATTGCCTTTGCCACCAAAACTAGCGAAGATCGAGTACGGCAATATCGCCAAAGCCTCGGTATCGTTCCCGTTTACAAAACTGTCGATACCTGTGCTGCTGAGTTTGAAGCCTTAACTCCCTACCACTACTCCAGCTACGACGGCGAAACCGAAGTTCGTCCCTCAGACCGTCCCAAGGTGATGATTTTGGGCGGCGGACCCAACCGGATCGGACAGGGAATTGAATTCGATTACTGCTGCTGTCACGCCGCCTACGCCCTCAAAGGGGCTGGCTACGAGACGATTATGGTGAACTCCAATCCCGAAACCGTCTCCACCGACTACGATACCAGCGATCGCCTTTATTTTGAACCCCTCACACTCGAAGATGTCATCAACATTATCGAAGTCGAAAAACCGCTCGGCATCATCGTCCAATTTGGCGGACAAACGCCCCTGAAGTTGGCATTACCATTGCAGCAGTATTTGCAGGGAGCAGGGAAGAAGAGAGCTGAGGGAGCTGAGGGAGCTGAGGGAGCAACTACCAACTACCAACTACCAACTACCAAAATTTGGGGTACTTCTCCTGAAGATATAGATACTGCTGAAGACAGGGAAAAGTTTGAAAAGATTCTCCACTCTTTGAATATTGCTCAGCCACCTAATGGAATTGCTCGCAGCTATGAGGATGCCCTGGTAGTGGCTCAGAAGATCGGTTATCCAGTGGTGGTGCGTCCGAGTTACGTTTTGGGCGGACGAGCGATGGAAATTGTCTATTCTGACACTGAATTAGAGCGTTACATGACCTTTGCGGTGCAGGTAGAACCGGAGCATCCGATTTTAATCGACAAGTTTTTAGAAAATGCGATCGAAGTAGATGTCGATGCGATCGCCGATACTACAGGTAAAGTTGTCATTGGTGGGGTAATGGAACATATCGAGCAAGCAGGAATTCACTCTGGCGATTCGGCTTGTACTCTACCTGCGATTTCCTTACCAACTCCGGTATTAGAGAAAATTCGCACTCAAACCATACAACTAGCCAAAGCGCTCAAAGTTGTTGGTTTGATGAATATTCAATTTGCTGTAGTGGGAGCGCACACCTATAACCCGCAAGTTTATATCTTAGAAGCAAATCCGCGTGCTTCGCGGACAGTGCCGTTTGTCTCCAAAGCAACCGGAGTCCCACTTGCTAAGTTAGCTTCGTTAGTGATGGCAGGGCAAAACTTAGCACAATTGGGCTTGAGCGAGGAACCGAAGTTAAATCATATTGCGGTTAAGGAAGCGGTATTACCATTTAAGAAGTTTCCTGGGACAGATACGTTACTCGGTCCCGAAATGCGATCGACAGGCGAGGTGATGGGAATCGATCGCGATTTTGGCTTAGCTTATGCTAAAGCTGAATTGGGAGCTGGAGAAGTCCTACCCCTAGAAGGAACTGTATTTGTGACTTGTAACGAGCGCGATAAGCCTCTAGTCGTGCCTGTAGTTAGGGATTTGATTGAATTAGGGTTTGATGTCATTGCCACCGATGGCACTCGTCGAGTGTTGCAAGAACACGGTCTAAAGGTGGGGTTAATTCTAAAGTTGCATGAAGGTAGACCCCACGTCCTCGACGCGATTAAGAATCACAACATTCAGTTGATTATCAATACGCCTTCTGGTGAAGAGGCGCAAACTGATGCTAAATTGATTCGGCGATCGGCGCTCACCTACAAGATTCCCATTATCACGACAATCGCAGGGGCGCGGGCTACAGCAGCAGCTATTCGGGCGCTCAAATCTCAGTCTCTCACCGTAAAGGCAATTCAGGATTACACGGCAGAAGCAAGCCAGGGAGCAGCTCAAAACAAGCAGAAAAATGATTCTCTTGTCTCTTCTACTTCAGCCTAG
- a CDS encoding Uma2 family endonuclease — protein sequence MLTSITNYEITWEKLPDDFVLDDEPVDNINQPSLAAALTESLEIAGKVPPNALTTTNYGICAAVNQKFVVKAPDWAYIPAIRVPREEVKRTYTPQLQGEVPVIVMEFLSDTEGGEYSIKPTYPPGKWFFYEQVLRVTHYIIFEPDTGEIEAYQLDDGRYQIRTPDENNRYWIAQIGLFLGVWQGTRENRTGYWLRWWDENGRLLLWGLEKAERLAAQLRAAGIEPEV from the coding sequence ATGTTAACCAGTATTACTAACTATGAAATCACCTGGGAAAAGTTACCAGATGACTTTGTTTTAGACGACGAACCCGTGGATAACATCAACCAGCCGTCTCTAGCTGCGGCTTTGACTGAAAGCTTAGAAATAGCTGGGAAGGTTCCTCCCAATGCTTTAACTACCACTAATTATGGTATCTGTGCCGCAGTAAATCAAAAGTTTGTCGTCAAAGCTCCAGATTGGGCATATATACCCGCAATACGAGTTCCTAGAGAAGAAGTTAAGCGCACTTACACTCCTCAACTCCAAGGGGAAGTTCCAGTCATTGTAATGGAATTCCTTTCGGATACCGAAGGCGGTGAATATTCAATTAAACCTACATATCCGCCCGGAAAATGGTTTTTTTACGAACAAGTGCTAAGAGTTACCCACTACATTATTTTTGAACCAGATACAGGAGAAATAGAAGCTTATCAGTTAGATGATGGGCGATATCAAATCCGCACTCCAGATGAAAATAACCGTTACTGGATTGCTCAAATTGGTTTATTTCTGGGAGTGTGGCAAGGAACGAGAGAGAATAGAACGGGTTATTGGTTGAGATGGTGGGATGAAAACGGGCGGTTGTTACTGTGGGGGCTTGAGAAAGCCGAAAGATTAGCCGCTCAACTTAGAGCAGCAGGGATTGAACCAGAAGTATGA
- a CDS encoding 2,3-bisphosphoglycerate-dependent phosphoglycerate mutase yields MSKLILIRHGQSIWNAANKFTGWVDVPLSKLGRLEATKAAYKLRDYRVDICFTSLLIRAIETAIICLTEFEEICAGKNPVLKHEADDPHWHGWDKYEGNSSCELPIIPSMALDERFYGDLQGLNKAQTAEKYGADVVQAWRRSFSMRPPGGESLEDTMQRTLPFFHSRILTQLKQGDNVLVAAHGNSLRSIIMQLDRLSPELIPNLELATGVPIIYDVDNTGQATNKIILN; encoded by the coding sequence ATGTCCAAACTCATCCTCATCCGACACGGACAAAGTATCTGGAATGCTGCCAACAAATTTACAGGTTGGGTAGATGTGCCTTTGAGTAAATTAGGGCGATTGGAGGCAACAAAGGCAGCTTATAAACTGAGAGATTATCGAGTTGATATTTGCTTTACCAGCTTATTAATTCGGGCAATTGAAACTGCGATTATTTGCCTGACGGAATTTGAAGAAATTTGTGCTGGGAAAAATCCCGTACTGAAACACGAAGCCGACGATCCGCACTGGCACGGTTGGGATAAGTATGAAGGTAATTCAAGTTGCGAACTTCCTATTATTCCCAGCATGGCACTGGACGAGCGTTTTTATGGCGATTTGCAGGGATTAAATAAAGCGCAGACAGCCGAAAAATACGGTGCGGATGTGGTACAAGCATGGCGAAGATCTTTTTCCATGCGTCCTCCTGGCGGCGAGAGTCTAGAAGATACAATGCAGCGCACTCTTCCTTTTTTCCACAGCCGCATTCTTACCCAGTTAAAACAAGGAGATAATGTTTTAGTTGCAGCTCACGGCAATTCTCTTCGCTCTATTATTATGCAACTCGATCGCCTCAGTCCCGAACTAATTCCGAATCTAGAACTCGCTACAGGTGTACCAATTATTTATGATGTGGATAACACCGGACAGGCAACAAATAAAATTATTTTAAATTAA
- a CDS encoding MoaD/ThiS family protein has translation MTNTLKVTIKLFAAYQEAYGKSELALEFPQNTPVAAVRDRLISEHPQLSQWRDVTRFGINLQFVEPDTLLQDGDEVVLIPPVSGG, from the coding sequence ATGACTAACACCCTCAAAGTCACAATTAAACTTTTCGCCGCCTATCAAGAAGCATACGGCAAATCGGAACTGGCACTAGAATTTCCTCAGAATACACCAGTTGCAGCAGTACGCGATCGCCTGATCTCCGAACATCCACAACTCTCGCAGTGGCGCGACGTGACTCGCTTTGGGATCAATTTACAATTCGTCGAACCCGATACTCTCCTTCAGGACGGAGATGAGGTGGTGTTGATTCCTCCCGTCAGTGGTGGTTAG